Proteins found in one Alicyclobacillus cycloheptanicus genomic segment:
- a CDS encoding SdpI family protein: protein MIPRLLAVVYVPALMLAAILLWHVIWKIDPKKSNYESFWPTYRYIGGVIVVCLGLIYLATLGHLLHIGSIRVVPTMIGVMFMLITNVLPRLRANWWIGIRTPWTLSSEQSWIRTHRLGGQLGIPMGILIIVLAWVLPVGKTTALAVFVPVLLWALSTMAASYFYAKER from the coding sequence GCTTGCCGCCATCCTCTTGTGGCATGTGATATGGAAGATTGACCCGAAGAAGAGCAATTACGAGTCGTTCTGGCCGACGTATCGATATATTGGCGGCGTCATTGTGGTATGTCTAGGCTTAATTTATCTGGCAACGTTAGGACATCTTTTGCACATCGGTTCCATTCGTGTCGTGCCAACCATGATCGGGGTTATGTTCATGCTCATCACGAACGTATTACCGCGTCTGCGTGCCAACTGGTGGATTGGCATTCGTACGCCCTGGACACTATCCAGCGAACAGAGCTGGATTCGTACCCACCGGCTCGGCGGACAATTGGGGATTCCCATGGGGATTCTCATCATCGTTCTTGCCTGGGTCCTGCCTGTCGGAAAAACCACTGCACTGGCTGTTTTCGTGCCGGTTCTTTTGTGGGCGCTCTCGACAATGGCGGCGTCGTATTTTTACGCGAAAGAGAGGTAA
- a CDS encoding SDR family oxidoreductase: MSVAGKVAIVTGASRGIGRQVAIQLARLGAKVVVNYASSREKADEVVTTIEKLGGQAAAIQADVSKVSEVEALFSEVLRRFGHVDILVNNAGIMENHAIEDVTEEIFDRHFAINVKGTYFACQQAMKHMAPGGTILNFSTSVSGAMLPTYSVYAATKGAVEQLTRQLAKEFGPKGIVINCIAPGQVATELFLSGKSPELIDSFRRMNAFGRLGEPEDIANVVELLVSDKARWITGQTIRVNGGFN, translated from the coding sequence ATGAGCGTAGCGGGCAAGGTTGCGATTGTCACCGGAGCGTCGCGCGGCATTGGCAGGCAAGTGGCCATTCAGCTGGCGAGACTAGGCGCCAAAGTAGTGGTGAACTATGCCTCAAGCCGTGAGAAAGCGGACGAAGTCGTGACGACGATTGAAAAACTCGGAGGCCAGGCAGCGGCGATTCAAGCCGACGTGAGCAAGGTGAGCGAAGTGGAGGCCTTGTTCTCAGAGGTGCTGAGACGGTTCGGGCACGTCGACATTCTGGTCAACAATGCTGGCATCATGGAAAACCATGCAATCGAAGACGTCACAGAGGAAATATTCGATCGGCATTTTGCCATTAACGTGAAAGGGACCTACTTCGCTTGTCAACAAGCCATGAAGCACATGGCGCCAGGCGGTACCATCCTTAACTTCTCTACTTCCGTATCGGGTGCGATGCTCCCAACCTACAGCGTATATGCGGCAACCAAAGGTGCGGTCGAGCAGTTGACCCGTCAACTCGCCAAGGAATTCGGTCCGAAAGGCATCGTGATCAACTGCATCGCGCCAGGGCAAGTCGCAACCGAATTGTTTTTGAGCGGGAAATCGCCGGAGCTCATCGACTCCTTCCGGCGAATGAATGCGTTCGGAAGGCTTGGTGAGCCCGAAGATATCGCGAACGTGGTCGAGCTGCTGGTCAGCGACAAGGCGCGGTGGATCACGGGGCAGACGATCCGTGTGAACGGCGGCTTCAATTGA